GGTGGTGGTCCGGGCCACCTCGGACGTGGTGGCCGACATTTCGGTGATGGCCGAGGCGATGGCGATGGCCTCACCCGCGTTCTCCTTGACCTCCCTGGCCACCACTCCGCTTGCCTGTGCCTGGTCCTCGGTGGCGGAGGCGGCCTGGCGGGTGGTCTCGGCAAAGGCCTCCAGGAGGCCGTGGATCTGGCGTAGGGTCTCCACGGATGTCCTCACGGTGAGTCCACCGCGATCGATGGCCTGGTTGGCTTCCTCGATGAAGACGCCGATCTCCTTGGCGGACACTGAACTCCGCTCCGCCAGCTTTCGAACCTCCTCGGCCACCACTGCGAAGCCCTTGCCATGCTCCCCGGCCTTCGCTGCCTCGATGGCGGCATTGAGGGAGAGGAGGTTGGTCTGCTGTGCGATCTCCTGGATGACACTCACCGCTTGGGCAATTTGGGAGGCGGTGGTGGTGATGCCCTCCATGGCCGCGTGGGTGGCCTGCCCCGCCCGGTCGCCCCGTTGGGTGGCCTCAAGGGCGTCCTCCAGATGCCGGAGCGAGGCCCTGGCGCCCTGGGAGACCTCGTCGATAGAGTCCGAGAGGGCCGTTACGGAGCTGACCATGCCTTCTGAAGCTTGGTTCTGGTGCTCCGCGCTGCGGGCGATCTCGGCAGAGGTGGCGGCCATCTGCTCTGCGGAGGCGGAGAGCTGGGTTGCACCGCTGGCCACCCCCTCGACGCCGGAGCGGATCTCCTGGATGAGTTCCTGGAGCTGCCGGATCATGGCGTTCAGCGTCCGGCTCATGTCACCGAGCTCGTCGCGGGTGTCCAGGGTCGAGCGGGTGTCCAGGCGGCCGGCAGCCACCTGCTCGAGGCTGGTGTGGAAGGTGCGCATGGCCCGCTGGATGGTGCGCACCACCGCCCAGCCCAGGGTGATGCTGAGCGCGAGTCCCACGAAGGCGAATCCCACCCCCTTGAGGGCGCTCTGCCGAAAGGTTGTATGGGTCCCAGCCACGGCCTGCTGCACTTGGTCCATGTCGTCCTTCATGAGGAGGGACCAGACCTTGGCGGATTCCACCAGCTTGGGGAAGGCCTCCCGGTTGAGGATCCGCTTGGCGCCTTCCTGGTCGCCCCGGGAGGCTGTGGCCAGGCTCCGGTTCCGGAGCTCCCGCACCTGGAGCGCCAAGTCGCGGTATTCGGGGGCCCGCTGACGTGCGCTCTCACTGGTGAGTGAGGCGGCATAGTGGGCCCAGGACTGGTCGAAGTCCCTGTCGATGCTGGTGATCTCGGCCTCGGTGGCCTTGCGTTCCGGGGCACTCTCATCGAGGTAGCGTTGGGCGCAGTAGAGGGATTTGAGGAGGTGCGTGCGGCTGGCCCCCAATTCCGTGATGGGGAGCAGGTTCCCTTCGTAGAAGCGGTCGAAACTGACCACGTTGGCATGGGTGTCCCGTACCGCGAGGAACACTACGGCAACAAGCACCAGCCCCAGGAGGGTGATGGGGATGAAGATCTTCCCGGCGACTTGGAGGTTGAAATACCAGCGTTTCAGCATGTTTCTTCCTAGAGAGGAGGGAGGAGGCAGAGAGGAGGTCAGGCGGAAGCCGAGGCGGAGGGCTGTCCCTGGCGCAGGGTGGGCAGCCGGACGGTGACGTGACAACCGCGTTCAGGCTCGGAGCGGATCTCCAGAGCGCCGCCATTGGCTTGGACGATACGTCGGGTGAGGGGGAGCCCAATGCCGGTGCCCCCTGGACGCGTGGTGTAGAAGGGCTCAAAAATTTTCGGCAGGATGTCTTCTGGGATGCCCGGACCCTGGTCCCGGACTTCCAGGAGCGCCCAGGTGCCCGGGGTCCCAGGCCCGCTGGACCCGAGGCTCAGTTCCACTCGGCCGGAGCGGTCCTTCATTGCCTGGACGGCGTTCATTCCCAGGTTTATGACCACTTGGGAGAGCTGCACCGGATCCCCCACGCATTGCAGCCCCTCCTCGGTCCTGACCTGGATCTCAATGGCGGGGGGGGCCGTGGAGGCCAGCATCTGTCCAGCCTCCTCCACCACCCGGGCGGGATCGAACCAGATGGGGGGGATGTCTCCACCCCGGGCGAGGGTGAGAACCTGGCGTCCCAGGTCCCGGGCCCTGCGGCTGACCTGTCCGATGGCTTCCAGACGCTCCCGGCCAGGATGGGCCTCGGGCCACTGCTCAAGCATCAGCTCCGAGGTTGTGAGCACGATGCCGAAGAAGTTGTTGAGGTCGTGGACCACTCCGCTGGCCAAGCGCCCCAGGGTCTGCAGGGCCTCCCGCTCGCGGAGGGCGTTCTCCCCGGCCTGAGCGTGGAGCTGCGGAGGCAGGGGGGTCCGGATCTGGAGGTAGGGAACCCCCTCGAAGCAGAAGGCCGTCAGCAGCCAGCGCCGCCTTTGCCCCAGGGCATCGCAGCGGAGGGCGGCGTCCAGCTCTCGGACCTGGCTGGTGCCACCCAGGGCGATGAGAGCGCGCCCCCAGGTCCGTACAGCCCTCTGGGTCAGGAATGGCTCCAACCGCTGGCCGCGAAGGGCGGCCGCGGGAAGACCCAGCAGCATGGAGAAGGCCTCATTGGTGGCCGAGAGGCAGCCATCCCGCAGGATGGCCACGGCCTCTGAGGTTTCGGGCAGGTAGGCCTGGAGGGGGTCGGTGGGGCATGCGTGCATGGAACTTCCTGGGTGGGGAAACGGAAAAGGCGCAACGCGGAGGTAGGGAACCTCCTGCGTTGCGCCTTCGACTTGCAGGTCCTGAACCTGCCCGCCAAGACATCCCGTCCCTGGGACGGAATCGATGACCAGATCCACCTTAGAACAGGCGGCAGACCTGTCAAGGAGAAGGATGCTTCATGGCCGGGAGGGTGGATTCACCCCAGGATCGACGAGGAGCCTCTGCAGGCGCTCCCGGAGCTGTCCTAGCTCCTTGGATTTGAAGGCGTGCTTGGTCCGCTCCAGAACCTCGATCGCCTCTTCGACGCCGTGTCGGTAAAGGTCCAGGCGGGGGCAGTGACGGACAGGGCAGGTATGGGGCAGGTCCCCCTTGCTGACCGCATGCTCGGTCAGGATTTTCATGTCCAGCACCAGTCCGGAGATGTGCCCCAGGGCCTGGCTCAGGGTCCAGGCCGCCTCGGGGGCCGATCCCCGGCCGGGAAAGGCCCCCATG
The sequence above is drawn from the uncultured Holophaga sp. genome and encodes:
- a CDS encoding methyl-accepting chemotaxis protein produces the protein MLKRWYFNLQVAGKIFIPITLLGLVLVAVVFLAVRDTHANVVSFDRFYEGNLLPITELGASRTHLLKSLYCAQRYLDESAPERKATEAEITSIDRDFDQSWAHYAASLTSESARQRAPEYRDLALQVRELRNRSLATASRGDQEGAKRILNREAFPKLVESAKVWSLLMKDDMDQVQQAVAGTHTTFRQSALKGVGFAFVGLALSITLGWAVVRTIQRAMRTFHTSLEQVAAGRLDTRSTLDTRDELGDMSRTLNAMIRQLQELIQEIRSGVEGVASGATQLSASAEQMAATSAEIARSAEHQNQASEGMVSSVTALSDSIDEVSQGARASLRHLEDALEATQRGDRAGQATHAAMEGITTTASQIAQAVSVIQEIAQQTNLLSLNAAIEAAKAGEHGKGFAVVAEEVRKLAERSSVSAKEIGVFIEEANQAIDRGGLTVRTSVETLRQIHGLLEAFAETTRQAASATEDQAQASGVVAREVKENAGEAIAIASAITEMSATTSEVARTTTELHRLAEELQERVGRFKL
- a CDS encoding ATP-binding protein yields the protein MHACPTDPLQAYLPETSEAVAILRDGCLSATNEAFSMLLGLPAAALRGQRLEPFLTQRAVRTWGRALIALGGTSQVRELDAALRCDALGQRRRWLLTAFCFEGVPYLQIRTPLPPQLHAQAGENALREREALQTLGRLASGVVHDLNNFFGIVLTTSELMLEQWPEAHPGRERLEAIGQVSRRARDLGRQVLTLARGGDIPPIWFDPARVVEEAGQMLASTAPPAIEIQVRTEEGLQCVGDPVQLSQVVINLGMNAVQAMKDRSGRVELSLGSSGPGTPGTWALLEVRDQGPGIPEDILPKIFEPFYTTRPGGTGIGLPLTRRIVQANGGALEIRSEPERGCHVTVRLPTLRQGQPSASASA